A genomic segment from Aegilops tauschii subsp. strangulata cultivar AL8/78 chromosome 1, Aet v6.0, whole genome shotgun sequence encodes:
- the LOC109736593 gene encoding metal tolerance protein 1 translates to MDSHNSTSPHVPEVTMDISSASGAAGNKACRGAACDFSDASNTSKDSKERSASMKKLLIAVILCVIFMAVEVVGGIKANSLAILTDAAHLLSDVAAFAISLFSLWAAGWEATPQQSYGFFRIEILGALVSIQLIWLLAGILVYEAIMRLINESGEVQGSLMFAVSAFGLFVNIIMAVLLGHDHGHGGHGHSHGHGHGHSHDHDHGNSEDDHSHHGDHEQGHVHHHEHSHGTSITVTTNHHSHSSTGQHQDVEQPLLKHDGDCESAQPGAKPAKKPRRNINVHSAYLHVIGDSIQSIGVMIGGALIWYKPEWKIIDLICTLIFSVIVLFTTIKMIRNILEVLMESTPREIDATRLESGLREMEGVIAVHELHIWAITVGKVLLACHVTITQDADADKMLDKVIGYIKAEYNISHVTIQIERE, encoded by the coding sequence ATGGACAGCCATAATTCTACGTCGCCCCATGTTCCTGAAGTAACCATGGACATCTCATCCGCTTCTGGAGCAGCTGGGAACAAAGCTTGCAGAGGTGCTGCTTGCGACTTCTCTGACGCCAGTAACACCTCGAAAGATTCaaaggagaggtctgcatccatGAAGAAGCTCCTAATTGCTGTGATCCTTTGTGTTATATTCATGGCGGTTGAAGTGGTTGGAGGCATCAAAGCAAACAGTCTTGCAATCTTGACTGATGCTGCCCATCTCCTTTCGGATGTTGCAGCCTTTGCCATATCTTTGTTCTCCCTATGGGCAGCTGGTTGGGAAGCGACACCTCAGCAGTCATATGGATTTTTCCGCATAGAGATTCTTGGGGCACTGGTTTCCATTCAGCTTATATGGCTCCTCGCTGGCATACTTGTCTACGAAGCTATTATGAGGCTCATTAATGAAAGCGGCGAGGTACAGGGCTCCCTCATGTTTGCTGTATCAGCTTTTGGTTTGTTTGTTAACATCATAATGGCAGTGTTGCTTGGTCATGACCATGGGCACGGTGGACATGGACACAGCCATGGTCATGGCCATGGACATTCACATGACCACGATCATGGTAACTCAGAGGATGACCATTCCCATCATGGAGATCATGAGCAGGGGCATGTACATCACCATGAGCACAGCCATGGTACTTCTATTACCGTTACAACTAATCACCACTCTCATTCGAGCACTGGACAACATCAGGATGTTGAGCAACCATTGCTTAAACATGATGGTGATTGTGAGAGTGCCCAGCCTGGAGCCAAGCCTGCTAAGAAGCCTCGCCGCAACATCAATGTTCACAGTGCCTATCTGCATGTAATTGGGGACTCCATCCAGAGCATCGGCGTAATGATTGGAGGGGCTCTCATCTGGTACAAGCCCGAATGGAAGATTATTGATCTCATATGCACCCTCATCTTCTCTGTGATTGTACTGTTCACCACAATCAAGATGATTCGGAACATACTTGAGGTCCTTATGGAGAGCACGCCCCGCGAGATCGACGCCACCAGGCTTGAAAGTGGTCTCCGTGAGATGGAAGGTGTGATTGCTGTCCATGAGCTGCACATCTGGGCTATCACAGTGGGGAAGGTGCTCTTGGCATGCCATGTGACGATCACGCAGGATGCTGATGCTGATAAAATGCTTGACAAGGTCATTGGGTACATCAAGGCAGAGTACAACATCAGTCATGTGACCATTCAGATTGAGCGAGAGTAA